From Sporosarcina sp. Marseille-Q4943, the proteins below share one genomic window:
- the thrB gene encoding homoserine kinase, with product MEEPLFTVVVPATTANLGPGYDSVGMALSLYMTVSVTPADTWSVLYEGDEYAKLTTGPDNLIVRTVQEVAERFGKAAAPHSLKVSSDIPLGKGLGSSATAIAAGIVIADTLLGLDLQPLEKARIGSELEGHSDNVTAALLGGITVTYFTEGELEIIHLPRPAIGTVVLVPPKALGTEESRGLLPKELPHSEAVAGSAASSMMTTAMAIGDWELAGRMMEKDVFHEPYRKKLFPEFDGIRAYCNEIGAYGMTISGAGPSLFVAVKEGTEEEVAEKLKRKFPYYDGFALQPADSGAKIQK from the coding sequence ATGGAAGAACCATTATTTACAGTCGTCGTCCCGGCCACGACGGCGAATTTGGGACCCGGGTATGACAGCGTCGGAATGGCGCTCTCCTTATATATGACCGTATCCGTTACACCTGCTGATACATGGTCTGTGTTATATGAAGGGGATGAATACGCAAAATTGACGACGGGTCCGGATAATTTGATCGTCCGGACGGTCCAGGAAGTGGCGGAACGTTTCGGGAAAGCAGCCGCCCCCCATTCATTGAAAGTCTCTTCCGACATCCCTCTTGGCAAGGGCCTAGGCAGCAGTGCGACCGCCATCGCTGCCGGCATCGTCATTGCCGATACGCTTCTCGGACTGGACTTGCAGCCACTCGAGAAAGCGCGAATCGGGAGTGAACTGGAAGGTCATTCGGACAATGTGACTGCAGCATTGCTTGGGGGTATAACGGTTACTTACTTCACTGAGGGGGAATTGGAAATCATCCATTTGCCTCGTCCCGCTATCGGTACAGTTGTCCTCGTGCCTCCGAAGGCGCTCGGCACGGAGGAATCAAGAGGCCTTCTTCCGAAAGAGCTGCCGCATTCGGAAGCGGTCGCAGGCAGTGCGGCCAGCAGCATGATGACAACGGCAATGGCTATCGGTGACTGGGAACTGGCGGGCCGAATGATGGAAAAAGATGTTTTCCATGAGCCGTACCGCAAAAAGCTATTTCCGGAATTTGATGGAATCCGTGCTTATTGCAATGAAATTGGCGCCTATGGCATGACGATCAGCGGCGCTGGCCCATCTTTATTCGTAGCTGTGAAGGAAGGTACAGAAGAGGAAGTAGCGGAGAAACTGAAGCGGAAATTTCCGTACTATGATGGATTCGCCCTGCAACCAGCCGACTCAGGCGCAAAGATACAAAAATAA
- the dnaX gene encoding DNA polymerase III subunit gamma/tau, protein MVYQAFYRVYRPQSFSEMSGQRHVKQTLQNALLHNKTSHAYLFSGPRGTGKTSAAKVFAKALNCENGPASEPCNECPTCISVTEGSNTDVIEFDAASNSRVEEIRDIIEKVRFAPSNARFKVYIIDEVHMLSNSAFNALLKTLEEPPPHAVFILATTEPHKLPLTIISRCQRFDFKPITSAEIVDRMRQVLDDAEIDADEGALKVIAQAASGGMRDALSMLDQVVSFSGDRLTAESALLVTGSIGEDIFYQLAEALLSKDAAAALTLLDQLIAEGKDVSRLAEDLITFFRDLLLLRTAPDLTELLELISGDERFVSMSNAFEPETLYSFIDILSKTQQEMRFSNHAKVYVESALLKMIHLKGPAVQAGGNQAADPHLAQKVESLERVIADLQQQLANGIRPADGAPAAAQPKRNASKSSQSFRIPTGKINEVLKGATRQDIQVIREEWASMMQTLQRSHSALLEETEPVAASDNAFVLKFKYEIHCLMASENSSLRSGLSEALRTRTGKAYDVVYVPEDGWLKVREEFIRNNGLTKQQDGTEEGAGEGKEGTEEIPTFVEEAEQLNDDPIVAEAERMFGKEFIQVHDD, encoded by the coding sequence GTGGTTTATCAGGCTTTTTATCGTGTCTACCGACCGCAGTCCTTCAGCGAAATGTCCGGTCAGCGACACGTCAAGCAAACTTTGCAAAACGCCTTGCTGCACAATAAGACGTCCCATGCGTATCTTTTTTCAGGACCGAGGGGGACGGGGAAAACGAGTGCCGCGAAGGTTTTTGCAAAGGCATTGAATTGCGAGAACGGTCCGGCGAGTGAGCCGTGCAATGAATGCCCGACATGCATAAGTGTGACGGAAGGGTCGAACACAGATGTCATCGAATTTGACGCCGCTTCGAACTCACGTGTCGAGGAGATCAGGGACATTATCGAGAAAGTCCGATTTGCCCCATCGAATGCTCGCTTCAAAGTCTATATTATCGATGAAGTGCATATGTTATCCAATTCAGCGTTCAACGCCCTTTTAAAGACGTTGGAAGAACCGCCGCCGCATGCGGTATTCATATTAGCGACGACAGAGCCCCATAAGCTTCCGTTAACCATCATTTCCCGCTGTCAGCGTTTCGATTTCAAGCCGATCACGTCAGCTGAAATCGTCGATCGGATGAGACAGGTATTGGACGATGCGGAAATCGATGCGGATGAAGGAGCATTGAAGGTCATTGCACAGGCTGCCTCAGGCGGAATGCGCGATGCGCTCAGCATGCTCGACCAAGTTGTATCCTTCAGCGGTGATCGTTTGACAGCGGAAAGTGCACTGCTCGTCACAGGATCGATCGGGGAAGATATATTCTACCAACTGGCGGAAGCGCTGCTCTCGAAAGACGCAGCTGCTGCACTGACGCTGCTCGATCAACTCATCGCCGAGGGTAAGGATGTCTCGCGTTTGGCGGAGGACCTCATAACGTTCTTCAGGGATCTCCTTCTATTAAGGACAGCACCGGATTTGACCGAGCTGCTTGAATTGATTTCAGGGGATGAACGATTCGTATCCATGTCGAATGCATTCGAACCGGAAACCCTATATTCATTCATAGATATCCTTTCGAAGACGCAGCAGGAAATGCGCTTTTCAAATCATGCGAAAGTGTATGTTGAATCGGCATTGCTGAAAATGATTCATCTGAAGGGACCTGCTGTACAAGCTGGGGGCAATCAAGCGGCCGATCCGCATCTCGCTCAAAAGGTGGAAAGTCTGGAGCGTGTCATTGCCGACCTACAGCAGCAACTCGCAAATGGTATACGTCCTGCGGATGGTGCCCCGGCTGCCGCACAGCCGAAGAGAAACGCTTCGAAATCATCACAGTCGTTCAGAATACCGACCGGAAAGATAAATGAAGTACTGAAGGGCGCAACCCGTCAAGATATCCAAGTGATTCGGGAAGAATGGGCGTCGATGATGCAGACGTTGCAAAGATCCCATTCGGCGCTCCTTGAAGAAACTGAACCTGTAGCGGCATCCGACAATGCTTTTGTGTTAAAATTCAAGTATGAAATTCATTGCTTGATGGCTTCGGAAAATTCTTCGCTCAGGTCAGGCCTTTCAGAAGCCCTTCGCACACGAACCGGCAAAGCGTATGATGTCGTATATGTACCGGAGGACGGCTGGCTGAAAGTCAGGGAGGAGTTCATCCGGAACAATGGTTTGACGAAGCAACAGGACGGTACGGAAGAGGGTGCCGGCGAGGGAAAAGAAGGTACTGAGGAGATTCCTACATTCGTTGAGGAAGCCGAGCAGTTGAACGATGATCCGATCGTTGCGGAAGCTGAAAGAATGTTTGGCAAGGAATTCATACAAGTACATGATGATTAA
- a CDS encoding YbaB/EbfC family nucleoid-associated protein, with the protein MRGMGNMQGMMKQMQKMQKKMAEAQEELGEKRLEGTAGGGMVKVVVSGHKEVLEVVIDPSVVDPEDVEMLQDLVVIATNEAMKQAEELTNSTMGQFTKGLNLPGMF; encoded by the coding sequence ATGCGTGGTATGGGAAATATGCAAGGCATGATGAAACAAATGCAGAAAATGCAAAAGAAAATGGCGGAAGCCCAAGAAGAGCTTGGTGAAAAGCGCCTAGAAGGAACAGCGGGAGGCGGCATGGTGAAAGTCGTCGTTTCAGGCCATAAAGAAGTGCTTGAAGTTGTCATCGATCCATCCGTCGTCGATCCGGAAGATGTGGAAATGCTACAGGACCTTGTGGTGATCGCTACGAATGAAGCGATGAAGCAAGCTGAAGAACTAACGAACTCCACAATGGGGCAATTCACGAAAGGATTGAACCTGCCTGGAATGTTCTAG
- the recR gene encoding recombination mediator RecR, which produces MHYPEPISKLIDSFMKLPGIGPKTAGRLAFFVLSMKEDTVLDFAKALVDAKRNLRFCSVCGHITDIDPCQICQDQSRDRSMICVVQDPKDVIAMEKMRDYNGMYHVLHGAISPMDGVGPEDINVPSLLTRLQDEEVEELILATNPTIEGEATAMYISRLVKPSGITTTRIAHGLPVGGDLEYADEVTLSKALEGRREL; this is translated from the coding sequence ATGCATTATCCTGAACCGATATCGAAACTGATTGATAGTTTCATGAAACTGCCAGGCATCGGCCCGAAAACAGCGGGCCGACTGGCGTTTTTTGTATTAAGTATGAAAGAAGACACAGTGCTCGACTTTGCCAAAGCGCTAGTCGATGCAAAGCGGAATTTGCGTTTCTGCTCGGTCTGCGGGCATATAACCGATATAGATCCGTGTCAGATCTGCCAGGACCAATCTCGTGACCGGTCGATGATTTGCGTCGTCCAGGATCCGAAAGATGTCATTGCGATGGAAAAGATGCGTGATTACAACGGAATGTACCATGTCCTGCATGGCGCAATCTCCCCAATGGACGGCGTCGGTCCCGAGGATATCAATGTCCCTTCCTTATTGACACGCCTTCAGGATGAAGAAGTGGAAGAATTGATATTGGCGACGAACCCGACTATTGAAGGGGAAGCAACGGCGATGTACATTTCCAGACTAGTAAAACCGTCGGGTATAACGACTACGAGAATTGCGCACGGCCTTCCTGTCGGAGGAGATCTTGAATATGCGGATGAAGTGACATTATCGAAAGCACTTGAAGGACGCAGGGAATTATAG
- a CDS encoding YaaL family protein, with amino-acid sequence MFGRKRKLKREFDAQLYNLLIEMKEEWERAREIERYSHDYNEEVSARRKIAESKYFHLFKEAKERRLRIERE; translated from the coding sequence ATGTTTGGCCGAAAGAGAAAATTAAAAAGGGAATTTGATGCCCAGCTTTACAACTTGCTTATTGAAATGAAGGAAGAGTGGGAGCGGGCGAGGGAAATTGAGAGATACTCACATGATTATAATGAAGAAGTGAGTGCACGCAGGAAAATCGCTGAAAGCAAGTATTTTCATCTATTTAAAGAAGCGAAAGAACGCAGGCTCCGTATAGAGCGCGAATGA